The Micromonospora sp. Llam0 genome includes a window with the following:
- a CDS encoding monovalent cation/H+ antiporter subunit D family protein — MNAPLPLVCPIVLPLVVAGVLVAVPRRLTLHRIGWLGTGVAVLAQGGTLLAATRSGEVLTERIGGWPAGFAITLAADTFSALMVTVVALVVLLCGVFAIGSGDDRRPYLVPLALMTSAGAFGAFLTADLFNLFVLIEVMLVPSYVLLTAGAGRERTVAGRIYVTVNLLASTILLAGVGLVYAVAGTVDLGELAGSAGSDGALALAGTVVLLALAVKAAVVPLHGWLPRSYPYAPPVVTALFSGILTKVGGYAIVRIVAVVYDGAVDYRWVIGLAAAVTMVIGVLGALGETTMRSVLAFHMVSQIGYLLIGLAVFSPAALTAAIFFLVQYILVKAALFLCAGAVVVGYGTDRLDRLGGLATVHRLLAAAFIGAGLSLAGMPPFSGFLAKFLLLRAAVADGNYLIFAVAVLVSLGTLISMIKIWDLAFWGDPAPAPADHGGRPSASADPAGHPPARTAADVPPRIASWLTGPAVLLAALTLLLGPAAQPLLGLAATAADGLIDPSAYVEAVTRR, encoded by the coding sequence ATGAACGCGCCGCTGCCGCTGGTCTGCCCGATCGTGCTGCCACTGGTCGTGGCCGGGGTGCTGGTGGCCGTACCGCGTCGGTTGACGCTGCACCGGATCGGCTGGTTGGGCACCGGCGTGGCAGTGCTGGCCCAGGGCGGCACACTGCTGGCCGCGACCCGCAGTGGCGAGGTGCTGACCGAGCGGATCGGTGGCTGGCCGGCCGGCTTCGCGATCACCCTGGCGGCGGACACCTTCAGCGCGCTGATGGTTACGGTCGTGGCGCTGGTCGTGCTGCTGTGCGGGGTCTTCGCCATCGGTTCCGGTGACGACCGACGGCCGTACCTGGTCCCGCTGGCGCTGATGACGAGCGCCGGTGCGTTCGGGGCGTTCCTGACCGCCGACCTGTTCAACCTGTTCGTGCTGATCGAGGTCATGCTGGTGCCGTCGTACGTGCTGCTGACCGCCGGTGCCGGCCGGGAGCGGACGGTGGCCGGGCGGATCTACGTGACCGTCAACCTGCTCGCCTCCACGATCCTGCTGGCCGGGGTGGGGCTGGTCTACGCCGTCGCCGGCACCGTCGATCTCGGGGAGCTGGCCGGGTCGGCCGGCAGCGACGGCGCGCTGGCCCTGGCCGGCACCGTGGTGCTGCTCGCCCTGGCGGTGAAGGCCGCGGTGGTACCGCTGCACGGCTGGCTGCCCCGCAGCTATCCGTACGCGCCACCGGTGGTCACCGCGCTGTTCTCCGGCATCCTCACCAAGGTCGGCGGGTACGCGATCGTCCGGATCGTGGCGGTGGTCTACGACGGCGCGGTCGACTACCGGTGGGTGATCGGGCTGGCCGCCGCCGTGACCATGGTGATCGGCGTCCTCGGGGCGCTCGGCGAGACCACCATGCGTTCAGTGCTCGCATTCCACATGGTCAGCCAGATCGGCTACCTGCTGATCGGGCTGGCGGTGTTCAGCCCGGCCGCGCTCACTGCGGCGATCTTCTTTCTGGTGCAGTACATCCTGGTCAAGGCGGCGTTGTTCCTCTGCGCCGGGGCGGTGGTGGTCGGCTACGGCACCGATCGGCTGGACCGGCTCGGCGGGCTGGCCACGGTGCACCGGCTGCTCGCCGCGGCTTTCATCGGCGCAGGGCTGTCGCTGGCTGGGATGCCGCCGTTCTCCGGGTTCCTGGCCAAGTTCCTGCTGCTGCGGGCCGCGGTCGCCGACGGCAACTATCTGATCTTCGCGGTCGCGGTGCTGGTCAGCCTCGGGACACTCATCTCGATGATCAAGATCTGGGATCTGGCGTTCTGGGGCGACCCCGCGCCCGCACCGGCGGACCATGGTGGCCGCCCGTCGGCTTCCGCGGACCCGGCCGGTCACCCGCCCGCCCGTACCGCCGCCGACGTACCGCCGCGGATCGCCAGCTGGCTGACCGGGCCGGCGGTGCTGCTCGCGGCCCTCACCCTGCTGCTGGGGCCGGCCGCGCAGCCCCTGCTCGGCCTGGCGGCGACCGCAGCCGACGGATTGATCGACCCGAGTGCCTATGTGGAGGCGGTGACCAGACGTTGA
- a CDS encoding monovalent cation/H+ antiporter complex subunit F, producing the protein MAAAIIRLVIGPTDADRAAAVDFGFFVFIAGVAVLAARLRIAELLDIVLTATLVGFLATVALARLVHRRSR; encoded by the coding sequence ATGGCGGCGGCGATCATCCGCCTGGTGATCGGCCCGACCGACGCCGACCGTGCCGCCGCCGTCGACTTCGGCTTCTTCGTCTTCATCGCCGGGGTGGCGGTCCTCGCCGCCCGGCTGCGGATCGCCGAACTACTCGACATCGTGCTGACCGCGACCCTGGTCGGTTTCCTCGCCACGGTCGCGCTCGCCCGCCTGGTGCATCGGAGGAGCCGGTGA
- a CDS encoding Na+/H+ antiporter subunit E, translated as MLRWPVRTLRRAGRVLSFVGYFTGRLVVANVVVAREIVTPGSGLSPGIVEFPLRTRTSTEMVLMALAVGLTPGTLTVAVRPQPPTLFVHGMHAEDPERFRAELARLQDHLLPAARPVDPVDQPDRVDQPDRADRPDQSEGARR; from the coding sequence CTGCTGCGCTGGCCGGTCCGGACGCTGCGCCGGGCCGGCCGGGTGCTGAGCTTCGTCGGCTACTTCACCGGTCGCCTGGTGGTGGCGAACGTCGTCGTCGCCCGGGAGATCGTCACGCCGGGCAGCGGGCTGTCGCCAGGGATCGTCGAGTTCCCGCTGCGGACCCGGACCAGCACCGAGATGGTGCTGATGGCGCTGGCCGTCGGGCTGACTCCGGGCACACTCACCGTGGCGGTCCGGCCGCAGCCGCCGACCCTGTTCGTGCACGGCATGCACGCCGAGGACCCGGAGCGGTTCCGCGCCGAACTCGCCCGGCTGCAGGACCACCTGCTGCCCGCCGCGCGCCCGGTAGACCCGGTCGACCAGCCTGACCGGGTCGACCAGCCTGACCGGGCCGACCGGCCCGACCAGTCGGAGGGAGCGCGCCGGTGA
- the leuS gene encoding leucine--tRNA ligase — translation MSEAVETAADTPPFRYTAAMAGEIERQWQQRWERDGTFHAPNPVGPLADPAHPRADAEKLFLLDMFPYPSGAGLHVGHPLGFIGTDCYGRYQRMAGRNVLHAMGFDAFGLPAEQYAVQTGQHPRTTTEANIERYRAQLRMLGLAHDDRRSVATTDVEFYRWTQWIFLQVFNSWYDTEAGKARPVSELIAAYESGRRATPDGRAWSELSDRERRELVDAHRLAYVSEAPVNWCPGLGTVLANEEVTADGRSERGNFPVFKRSLRQWMMRITTYADRLLSDLDLLDWPEPIKLMQRNWIGRSTGAHITFPTGAAPIEVFTTRPDTVFGATYMVLAPEHALVDDLVPTAWPAGTRPAWTGGHATPAEAVEAYRKQAAGRTDAERQAETRDKSGVFVGAYATNPVNGARLPIFIADYVLAGYGTGAIMAVPAQDERDWDFAEVFDLPIVRTVTPPEDFTGKAYTGDGPAMNSDFLNGLGVTEAKERIIAWLEAGGHGRGAVTYRLRDWLFSRQRYWGEPFPIVYDTTGLPIPLPEEMLPLELPEIDDFSPRTFDPDDAASDPETPLSRAADWVEVELDLTGVPGAPAGRQRYRRETNTMPQWAGSCWYELRYADPANSDAFVDPANERYWMGPASTTDCGGVDLYVGGVEHAVLHLLYARFWHKVLFDLGHVSSVEPFRRLFNQGYIQAYAYTDARGAYVDAAAVTERDGGWFHGDVAVDREYGKMGKSLRNVVTPDEMCEAYGADTFRVYEMSMGPLEVSRPWETRAVVGSYRFLQRVWRALVDERTGASRVTDDPADDELRRLTHRVIDGVRSDMDGLRFNTAIAKLIELTNALTRLPATPREVAEPLVLMLAPFAPHVAEELWQRLGHTGSLTYVDFPVADPALLRAASVTYPVQVAGKVRGRVEVPAEAAEDEVRAAALAAVAEHLAGRTPRKVIVVPGRMVSVVP, via the coding sequence ATGAGCGAGGCAGTCGAGACCGCGGCGGACACCCCACCGTTCCGGTACACCGCCGCGATGGCCGGCGAGATCGAGCGACAGTGGCAGCAGCGGTGGGAACGTGACGGCACCTTCCACGCGCCCAACCCGGTCGGCCCACTGGCCGACCCGGCCCACCCGCGCGCCGACGCCGAGAAGCTCTTCCTGCTGGACATGTTCCCGTACCCGTCCGGCGCGGGCCTGCACGTCGGCCACCCGCTGGGCTTCATCGGCACCGACTGCTACGGCCGCTACCAGCGGATGGCCGGCCGCAATGTGCTGCACGCGATGGGCTTCGACGCCTTCGGCCTGCCCGCCGAGCAGTACGCGGTGCAGACCGGCCAGCACCCGCGGACCACCACCGAGGCCAACATCGAGCGGTACCGGGCCCAGCTGCGGATGCTGGGGCTGGCCCACGACGACCGGCGGTCGGTGGCCACCACCGACGTGGAGTTCTACCGCTGGACCCAGTGGATCTTCCTGCAGGTCTTCAACTCGTGGTACGACACCGAGGCCGGTAAGGCCCGGCCGGTCAGTGAACTGATCGCCGCGTACGAGTCGGGTCGGCGGGCCACCCCGGACGGGCGCGCCTGGTCCGAGCTGAGCGACCGGGAACGCCGCGAGCTGGTCGACGCGCACCGGCTGGCGTACGTCTCCGAGGCGCCGGTCAACTGGTGCCCCGGCCTGGGCACCGTGCTGGCCAACGAGGAGGTCACCGCCGACGGCCGGTCCGAGCGGGGCAACTTCCCGGTCTTCAAGCGCAGCCTGCGGCAGTGGATGATGCGGATCACCACCTACGCCGACCGGCTGCTGTCCGACCTGGACCTGCTGGACTGGCCCGAGCCGATCAAGCTGATGCAGCGCAACTGGATCGGCCGGTCCACCGGCGCGCACATCACCTTCCCGACCGGCGCCGCGCCGATCGAGGTCTTCACCACCCGACCGGACACCGTCTTCGGCGCCACCTACATGGTGCTGGCCCCGGAGCACGCCCTGGTCGACGACCTGGTGCCGACCGCCTGGCCGGCGGGCACCCGGCCGGCGTGGACCGGCGGGCACGCCACCCCGGCCGAGGCGGTCGAGGCGTACCGCAAGCAGGCCGCCGGGCGCACCGACGCCGAACGGCAGGCCGAGACCCGCGACAAGTCCGGCGTCTTCGTCGGCGCGTACGCCACCAACCCGGTCAACGGCGCCCGGCTGCCGATCTTCATCGCCGACTACGTGCTGGCCGGCTACGGCACCGGGGCGATCATGGCGGTGCCGGCGCAGGACGAGCGGGACTGGGACTTCGCCGAGGTGTTCGACCTGCCGATCGTGCGGACGGTGACGCCGCCGGAGGACTTCACCGGCAAGGCGTACACCGGTGACGGCCCGGCGATGAACAGCGACTTCCTGAACGGTCTGGGCGTGACCGAGGCCAAGGAGCGGATCATCGCCTGGCTGGAGGCGGGCGGCCACGGTCGGGGCGCGGTCACCTACCGGCTGCGGGACTGGCTGTTCAGCCGGCAGCGCTACTGGGGCGAGCCGTTCCCGATCGTCTACGACACCACCGGGCTGCCGATCCCGCTGCCGGAGGAGATGCTGCCGCTGGAGCTGCCCGAGATCGACGACTTCTCGCCGCGTACCTTCGACCCCGACGACGCCGCATCCGACCCGGAGACCCCGCTGTCGCGGGCCGCCGACTGGGTCGAGGTGGAGCTGGACCTGACCGGGGTGCCGGGTGCACCGGCCGGCCGGCAGCGCTACCGCCGGGAGACCAACACGATGCCGCAGTGGGCCGGCTCCTGCTGGTACGAGCTGCGCTACGCCGACCCGGCCAACAGCGACGCGTTCGTCGACCCGGCCAACGAGCGGTACTGGATGGGTCCGGCGTCGACGACCGACTGCGGCGGTGTCGACCTGTACGTCGGCGGCGTCGAGCACGCCGTGCTGCACCTGCTGTACGCCCGGTTCTGGCACAAGGTGCTGTTCGACCTGGGGCACGTGTCCAGCGTCGAGCCGTTCCGCCGGCTGTTCAACCAGGGCTACATCCAGGCGTACGCGTACACCGACGCGCGCGGCGCGTACGTCGACGCGGCGGCGGTGACCGAGCGCGACGGCGGCTGGTTCCACGGCGACGTCGCGGTCGACCGCGAGTACGGCAAGATGGGCAAGAGCCTGCGCAACGTGGTCACCCCGGACGAGATGTGCGAGGCGTACGGCGCCGACACGTTCCGGGTGTACGAGATGTCGATGGGCCCGCTGGAGGTGTCCCGCCCCTGGGAGACCCGGGCGGTGGTCGGTTCGTACCGGTTCCTGCAGCGGGTCTGGCGGGCCCTGGTCGACGAGCGCACCGGGGCGTCCCGGGTGACCGACGACCCGGCCGACGACGAGCTGCGCCGGCTGACGCACCGGGTGATCGACGGCGTCCGGTCGGACATGGACGGGCTGCGGTTCAACACCGCGATCGCCAAGCTGATCGAGCTGACCAACGCGTTGACCCGGCTGCCGGCCACCCCCCGTGAGGTGGCCGAACCGCTGGTGCTGATGCTGGCCCCGTTCGCCCCGCACGTCGCCGAGGAGCTGTGGCAGCGGCTCGGCCACACCGGTTCGCTGACCTACGTCGATTTCCCGGTGGCCGACCCGGCGCTGCTGCGGGCCGCGTCGGTGACCTACCCGGTGCAGGTGGCCGGCAAGGTCCGGGGCCGCGTCGAGGTGCCGGCCGAGGCCGCCGAGGACGAGGTACGGGCCGCCGCGCTGGCCGCCGTCGCCGAGCACCTGGCCGGCCGTACGCCGCGCAAGGTGATCGTGGTCCCGGGCCGGATGGTCAGCGTGGTGCCGTGA
- the mbhE gene encoding hydrogen gas-evolving membrane-bound hydrogenase subunit E, which translates to MTMVAVLALLTGLAAAVPLLTRSLGRDTGYPLAVGYLIGCGLLASRLPVVLDDGAVAVSVRWLPSLDIAFALRLDGLAMVFGLLVLGVGALIMMYCPRYLAPHRRCTALYTLLTLFTVAMLGLVFAADTVLLFLFWELTTVCSFFLIGQASPAAARPATRALLVTAGGGLALLAAVVVMTVQLGTSDLTTILAYPDRLLGSPVAWVVGGLLIVAAFTKSAQFPFHFWLPSAMVAITPVSAYLHAATMVKAGIYLLIRFSPIYADQAAWTVVLVLGGLGTALAGAFLALRQHDLKAMLAYSTVSQLGLLVGVIGVGTPAALAAVVLHTVAHALFKATLFMLVGIIDREAGSRDIRQLSGLRHVMPVTATLTGLAAMSMAGLPPLLGFVSKEAIFDALIKTGVDPWLSPSAEVLAVSASALTFAYGARIVYETFAGPPQQPELYEPAWMFLAPAAIAALLSLLLGPAASLLGPLIDQATEDASPGGDPPYVAFWHGFTPALALSMLTVLAGTALFIARGRVDRLVQSVRLPPAGAVTFDRCYGALLRLGEIVGRPTRYDSPAAHLFRPVLLLVLIGAAGSAALGSMPPWPAASAAAGDWPLLVLLAVALAGIVLARSALAAVGLLSLVGLLVATWFLLAGAPDVALTLMLVEVLTAVVAMLVLRRLPARLPGAGRQPVSFFAAALAVAAGAVAVAATVGLTGRRDLSAPGAYFLRTAEPATGGGNVVNVILVEFRAFDTLGEATVLVAVALGLVGLFRTTGREVATTGPGVGTGGRGRTGGPAAPDPVLRFAHRLLTPVMLVVSAWLFLRGHDEPGGGFVAALVAGIAAGLGQLAYAGRPPTAAGRLRPRPLLAAGLLTCLGVGLSALLAGEPFLTPSPGLKLSVLGFSVSPVTFFDLGVYLMVLGLITAAVRRLGAAEPPGVAVPPGVAGPSDAARVRAP; encoded by the coding sequence TTGACGATGGTCGCGGTGCTGGCCCTGCTGACCGGGCTCGCCGCCGCCGTACCACTGCTCACCCGCTCGCTCGGCCGCGACACCGGCTACCCACTCGCGGTCGGCTACCTGATCGGTTGCGGGCTGCTCGCCTCCCGGCTGCCGGTGGTGCTGGACGACGGCGCGGTCGCGGTCTCGGTGCGCTGGCTGCCGTCGCTGGACATCGCGTTCGCGCTGCGGCTCGACGGCCTGGCGATGGTCTTCGGGCTGCTGGTGCTCGGGGTCGGCGCGCTGATCATGATGTACTGCCCGCGCTACCTCGCCCCGCACCGCCGGTGCACCGCGCTCTACACGCTGCTGACCCTGTTCACCGTGGCGATGCTCGGCCTGGTCTTCGCCGCCGACACGGTGCTGCTGTTCCTGTTCTGGGAGCTGACCACGGTCTGCTCGTTCTTCCTGATCGGTCAGGCCAGTCCGGCGGCGGCCCGCCCCGCCACCCGGGCGTTGCTGGTCACCGCCGGTGGCGGCCTGGCGCTGCTGGCAGCCGTCGTGGTGATGACGGTCCAGCTGGGCACCAGCGACCTGACCACCATCCTGGCCTACCCCGACCGGCTGCTCGGCTCGCCGGTCGCCTGGGTGGTCGGCGGGCTGCTGATCGTCGCGGCGTTCACCAAGTCCGCGCAGTTCCCGTTTCACTTCTGGCTGCCCAGCGCGATGGTGGCGATCACCCCGGTCAGCGCCTACCTGCACGCCGCGACGATGGTCAAGGCCGGGATCTACCTGCTGATCCGGTTCTCGCCGATCTACGCCGACCAGGCTGCCTGGACCGTCGTGCTGGTCCTCGGGGGACTCGGTACCGCGCTGGCGGGTGCGTTCCTCGCGCTGCGCCAGCACGACCTGAAAGCCATGCTGGCGTACTCGACGGTCAGCCAGCTCGGGCTGCTGGTCGGGGTGATCGGGGTCGGCACCCCGGCGGCGCTGGCCGCCGTAGTGCTGCACACCGTCGCGCACGCGCTGTTCAAGGCCACCCTGTTCATGCTCGTCGGCATCATCGACCGGGAAGCCGGCAGCCGGGACATCCGACAGCTCTCCGGCCTGCGCCACGTGATGCCGGTGACCGCCACCCTGACCGGGCTGGCCGCGATGTCGATGGCCGGCCTGCCGCCGCTGCTCGGCTTCGTCAGCAAGGAGGCGATCTTCGACGCGCTGATCAAGACCGGGGTCGATCCGTGGCTCAGCCCGTCGGCCGAGGTACTGGCCGTGTCGGCGTCCGCCCTCACCTTCGCGTACGGCGCCCGGATCGTCTACGAGACCTTCGCCGGACCGCCGCAGCAGCCGGAGCTGTACGAACCGGCGTGGATGTTTCTCGCCCCGGCGGCGATCGCCGCGCTGCTGAGCCTGCTGCTCGGCCCGGCGGCGTCGCTGCTCGGCCCGTTGATCGACCAGGCGACCGAGGACGCGTCCCCCGGGGGCGATCCGCCGTACGTGGCGTTCTGGCACGGCTTCACCCCGGCGCTGGCGCTGTCGATGCTCACTGTACTGGCGGGTACGGCCCTGTTCATCGCCCGCGGCCGGGTCGACCGGCTGGTGCAGTCGGTCCGGCTGCCGCCGGCCGGGGCGGTCACCTTCGACCGTTGCTACGGCGCGCTGCTGAGACTGGGTGAGATCGTCGGCCGGCCGACCCGCTACGACTCGCCGGCCGCCCATCTGTTCCGGCCAGTGCTGCTGCTGGTGCTGATCGGGGCAGCCGGCAGCGCCGCGCTGGGGTCGATGCCGCCCTGGCCGGCGGCGAGCGCGGCGGCCGGCGACTGGCCGCTGCTGGTGCTGCTGGCGGTGGCCCTGGCCGGGATCGTGCTGGCCAGGTCGGCACTCGCGGCGGTCGGGCTGCTGAGCCTGGTCGGTCTGCTGGTGGCCACCTGGTTCCTGCTCGCCGGCGCGCCGGACGTGGCGCTGACCCTGATGCTCGTCGAGGTACTGACCGCGGTCGTCGCGATGCTCGTCCTGCGCCGGCTGCCGGCCCGGCTGCCGGGTGCCGGGCGCCAGCCGGTCAGCTTCTTCGCCGCCGCCCTCGCGGTCGCCGCCGGTGCCGTCGCGGTGGCCGCGACGGTCGGGCTCACCGGTCGTCGCGACCTGTCCGCCCCGGGGGCCTACTTCCTGCGGACCGCGGAACCGGCGACCGGCGGCGGCAACGTGGTCAACGTGATCCTGGTCGAGTTCCGGGCGTTCGACACCCTCGGTGAGGCGACCGTCCTCGTCGCCGTGGCGCTCGGGCTGGTCGGGCTGTTCCGGACCACCGGGCGCGAGGTCGCCACTACCGGGCCGGGCGTCGGCACCGGCGGGCGCGGCCGCACCGGCGGTCCGGCCGCACCGGACCCGGTGCTCCGGTTCGCGCACCGACTGCTCACCCCGGTGATGCTGGTGGTCTCGGCGTGGCTGTTCCTGCGCGGCCACGACGAGCCCGGCGGCGGCTTCGTCGCCGCGCTGGTGGCCGGGATCGCGGCCGGGCTCGGCCAACTGGCGTACGCCGGACGCCCACCGACGGCGGCCGGCCGGCTGCGGCCCAGGCCGCTACTCGCCGCAGGGCTGCTGACCTGTCTCGGGGTCGGCCTGTCCGCGCTGCTGGCCGGTGAGCCGTTCCTGACGCCGTCGCCCGGACTGAAACTGTCGGTGCTCGGCTTCTCGGTGTCGCCGGTGACCTTCTTCGACCTCGGTGTCTATCTGATGGTGCTGGGCCTGATCACCGCGGCGGTACGGCGGCTCGGCGCGGCGGAGCCGCCGGGCGTGGCGGTCCCGCCGGGCGTGGCGGGCCCCTCTGACGCGGCGAGGGTGCGGGCACCATGA
- the mnhG gene encoding monovalent cation/H(+) antiporter subunit G, with amino-acid sequence MTGWDVLAGTLLGAGTLLIGITGLGMLRLPDVYNRMNAVAKAASLGLVLILLGVLTLLPSPRTAAVVTLAVLLQVVTAPVGGYALARAAYLSGAPMSPQSRFDALAERGGPPPEVPAADRSGPGPAQRGSGEAGRA; translated from the coding sequence GTGACCGGCTGGGACGTGCTCGCCGGGACGCTGCTCGGCGCGGGCACCCTGCTGATCGGGATCACCGGGCTCGGCATGCTACGGCTGCCCGACGTCTACAACCGGATGAACGCGGTGGCGAAGGCGGCCAGCCTGGGCCTGGTGCTCATCCTGCTCGGCGTGCTGACCCTGTTGCCCAGCCCACGGACCGCGGCGGTGGTGACCCTGGCCGTACTGCTGCAGGTGGTCACCGCGCCGGTCGGCGGGTACGCGCTGGCGAGGGCGGCCTACCTGTCCGGTGCGCCGATGAGCCCGCAGAGCAGGTTCGACGCCCTCGCCGAGCGGGGCGGCCCACCGCCGGAGGTGCCGGCTGCCGACCGGTCAGGGCCCGGCCCGGCGCAGCGGGGATCGGGGGAGGCCGGCCGGGCGTAG
- a CDS encoding MoxR family ATPase: MTQDSWDDLGAPMPHDEFRAVSDAIVANIEQVIEGKTATVRLALAVLLAEGHLLIEDVPGVGKTKLAKTLARSIDCSVRRIQFTPDLLPSDVTGVSVYNQDNHDFEFKPGAVFANLVVGDEINRASPKTQAALLECMEERQVTVDGTTYELRTPFMVIATQNPIEMEGTYPLPEAQRDRFTARIAMGYPDPSAELAMLDGHGAADPVHQLQPVSDAAGVRRLIATVREVHVADPVKQYAVDLVTATRESPELRLGASPRSTLQLLRTARAVAALEGRDYVLPDDLQALAVPVLAHRLIPTAEAQLARRTTDAIIAELVHRMPLPHERQRPAAAAYDGRQFGPADGAVAAVPFEPRGR; the protein is encoded by the coding sequence GTGACCCAAGACAGCTGGGACGATCTGGGTGCTCCGATGCCCCATGACGAGTTCCGCGCCGTGTCCGACGCCATCGTGGCCAACATAGAGCAGGTCATAGAGGGCAAAACCGCCACGGTTCGGCTGGCACTCGCCGTCCTGCTCGCGGAGGGGCACCTGCTGATCGAGGACGTTCCCGGGGTCGGCAAGACCAAACTCGCCAAGACGTTGGCCAGGTCGATCGACTGCTCCGTGCGCCGGATCCAGTTCACCCCGGACCTGCTGCCCAGCGATGTGACCGGGGTCAGCGTCTACAACCAGGACAACCACGACTTCGAGTTCAAGCCGGGCGCGGTCTTCGCCAACCTGGTGGTCGGCGACGAGATCAACCGGGCGTCGCCGAAGACCCAGGCCGCGCTGCTCGAATGCATGGAGGAGCGGCAGGTCACCGTCGACGGCACCACCTACGAGCTGCGGACGCCGTTCATGGTGATCGCCACCCAGAACCCGATCGAGATGGAAGGCACCTACCCGCTGCCGGAGGCGCAGCGGGACCGGTTCACCGCCCGGATCGCGATGGGCTACCCCGATCCGAGCGCCGAGCTGGCGATGCTCGACGGGCACGGCGCGGCGGACCCGGTGCACCAGCTGCAGCCGGTCTCCGACGCGGCCGGGGTACGGCGGTTGATCGCCACCGTCCGGGAGGTGCACGTCGCCGACCCGGTCAAGCAGTACGCGGTGGACCTGGTGACCGCGACCCGCGAGTCCCCGGAGCTGCGGCTCGGTGCCTCGCCCCGGTCGACCCTGCAGCTGCTGCGCACCGCCCGCGCGGTCGCCGCACTGGAGGGCCGCGACTACGTGCTCCCGGACGATCTGCAGGCGCTCGCCGTTCCGGTGCTGGCCCACCGGCTGATCCCGACCGCCGAGGCCCAGCTGGCCCGGCGGACCACCGACGCGATCATCGCCGAGCTGGTGCACCGGATGCCGTTGCCCCACGAACGGCAACGGCCGGCCGCTGCGGCGTACGACGGCCGCCAGTTCGGCCCGGCCGACGGCGCGGTGGCGGCGGTCCCCTTCGAGCCGCGAGGGCGTTGA
- a CDS encoding universal stress protein has protein sequence MSTAGYIVTVVAVWVLSGIVAVAVFIARRGHRAWYWYPLGAVLGLLFIPIAMERGSRPTGRLETTPVPAAGTGPSAPGAGPRVLVGLDGSADSEHALRTAHRVLAGRVGELILTTVVDVAAVERGERTAEETDQLDRARELLTDRAARLRHAAGPPLPSSIEIVTGRPARALLDVAQARDVDMIVVGRRGRGLSNRLLGSVADQVVRDATRPVLLAASEDG, from the coding sequence ATGTCCACAGCCGGCTACATCGTGACCGTCGTCGCCGTCTGGGTGCTCTCCGGGATCGTGGCGGTCGCGGTGTTCATCGCCCGGCGGGGCCACCGCGCCTGGTACTGGTATCCGTTGGGCGCCGTGCTCGGCCTGCTCTTCATCCCGATCGCGATGGAACGCGGATCGCGACCCACCGGGCGGTTGGAGACCACACCGGTACCGGCGGCCGGCACCGGGCCGAGCGCACCCGGTGCCGGGCCCCGGGTACTGGTCGGGCTGGACGGCTCCGCCGACTCCGAGCACGCCCTGCGTACGGCGCACCGGGTGCTGGCCGGTCGGGTCGGCGAGCTGATCCTGACCACCGTGGTCGACGTCGCCGCGGTCGAGCGGGGCGAACGCACCGCCGAGGAGACCGACCAGCTGGACCGGGCGCGGGAACTGCTCACCGACCGGGCCGCCCGACTGCGCCACGCCGCCGGACCGCCGCTGCCGAGCAGCATCGAGATCGTCACCGGCCGACCCGCCCGAGCCCTGCTGGACGTCGCGCAGGCCCGCGACGTGGACATGATCGTGGTCGGGCGGCGGGGCCGTGGACTGTCCAACCGGCTGCTCGGCAGCGTCGCCGACCAGGTGGTCCGGGACGCCACCCGGCCGGTGCTGCTGGCCGCCAGCGAGGACGGTTGA
- a CDS encoding sodium:proton antiporter gives MTVALVIGLLTAAGVYLILHRGLIRVVIGFVLLGHAVNILLLASGGLWRRQPPFGDVDPAATADPLPQAFALTAIVITFGITIFLLALAVVDRPRPGRPDLELGEAGPDGTAAPDSAAGPKPGPGPEPVLTEPRSMSEQVAEHGRTAAGGDTGELPR, from the coding sequence ATGACCGTCGCGTTGGTGATCGGCCTGCTCACCGCGGCCGGCGTCTATCTGATCCTGCACCGCGGCCTGATCCGGGTCGTCATCGGCTTCGTCCTGCTCGGCCACGCCGTCAACATCCTGCTGCTCGCCTCGGGCGGGCTGTGGCGCCGGCAGCCGCCGTTCGGCGACGTCGACCCGGCGGCGACGGCCGATCCGCTGCCCCAGGCCTTCGCGCTCACCGCCATCGTGATCACTTTCGGCATCACGATCTTCCTGCTCGCGCTCGCGGTGGTCGACCGGCCGCGACCGGGCCGACCCGACCTGGAGCTGGGCGAGGCCGGTCCGGACGGTACGGCGGCTCCGGACAGCGCGGCGGGCCCCAAGCCGGGACCTGGCCCGGAGCCGGTGCTGACCGAGCCACGGTCGATGTCCGAGCAGGTCGCCGAACACGGTCGGACGGCGGCCGGCGGCGACACCGGGGAGCTGCCCCGATGA